AGTTAAGCTCAGTTGGCCCACCCAGGAACACTCTCTAATGGAATAACTGTGATAATGCCCCGGTCACAGGCACATACGCACCTACAAAGAGAAGGCCGCAGGTAATATTCGGCTTTTTACACGCTCATCAGGAAATGAACTATGTGGGATTTGGGATGTGGGATGTGGAAGCCAAATGAACCGAAGCCGAAGTCATGGGAACTACCTAGAAATTCGGGATCAAATATAGTGCCTTTTGATTTCTTCGTTTATTGAAATGGAACGTGGAAATGGTTCTCGGTTATGACTGGCACAACTGCCAGATGGCGTCGTTAAAAGAGCATCAAAACCGAGTTGATGGCTGCCGAAAAATATTACAGAAAAGCGCTCAGCTTCAACTTTCTGTTGATGGAATCATCGCAAAAGAAGCCGGCCCTTCAATCGATGTTTATTCCACTTCAATGGCAATCACTTAGTTTCAAGCCTTGCTTTCCTCCGTTTAAAGTTTCTTAATTAACCTTGAACAACGGCGAACAAATGTACAAATGAAgtgatgtaaataaattgtaaaaacagtaaattcaaatatttaagtgcAATTTATATGGTAAATATCGATTGTACATtgtatatatgggcacttccaaaaaaaagtccaccaagccaaaaaccttgaaacttgaataaaacatatttccacatgattttgccccgatattagtttctaattagttggatactgagcttaactacaagttaggagtatagtttgattatttttatgacaaacccgaccaatatacgcaaaaatcagtttttggctatttttttgtttttttttggacttgtcttctgttgttaatttatcctataggaatgctaatatgtgacatttttctgtactgaatgcttcattcacatgctaaactattaagttaaaagcaaaacatccagcaattgagagatagaggtaaagaaatccgctttacaaaacagtcggaaaaaatgtcccgagcgacatgtcccgagcgaatgtggttgaaactgcataaaaaaaaaacggcaaagaatttttaagtaaaacaaaaagcatttcacagcgacatgtttaaacaacattctaaaaaaatcgcattcaaatattccatcagaattcgctaatttctggtgttgtatgaacttccccgaaatccacttctatttttgtcccgagcgaatacggcagttttttaccgatatcttaaaaactaaaagtggtacaaaatcaagatttttaccaaaaatagagcttgggaagagtgaaaagaaaagcccataattaaaattaaaatccattgttttacaatttttttttcaactttaaaggtgtgcaaatgtcccgagcgacattttggaagtgcccatatacaaaTATGTCCAACGATTTTTCACAATGTGTGCAAATTTGATTGGTTACAGTAAATCTTGCGTATATGCAAAAATTCTGCTGATATCAGGGGCTATTGCATAACTAGATTTTTTGGCTTCTTGTTCGTTCATTTTTcgtattttctatttttatattgttttccATTGCGGGGATTTGAGTGTCTATTCCGTCTGTATTCGTGTTTCTGCTTAAATGTGTGCTTTTGGTGCCAACATTTTTGTGTTTGACATTTCTACGAAGGGCGCCTGGAGGGTAAGGATAATTAAATGGCCATGCTCTAAATGGGGCACTCATAAAAGTTCCCCATTTATGTTATGAACGTGCATTCCACTGTGCTGTGAAAACTATAAGGAAAgccagaaaatatataaataccgaAATatgtatgaaatatttattcccatttttgcttaaaattttcaataggaatttGGATTAGGGAGGTGATAAACAAATTGTTCACTAGATTTCGGGCGTTCCCAGCGAGGAAACTATTTTCCAGGATTGCTGAGGAATTCCTGGCCAAAAAACGGGCTGAATTAATCGACTGGCCGGAGGCAGAGGGTCGGTCTGGTATTGTCTTGCCTTGATTGCGCCACGTGCTCTTGCATATTCAGCTGGAATTTCGGCAATGCATGCATTTggcaacttgcaacttgcaaGTTGCAGCTCTTGAATAATTAACCGAATCTTGATGGTCCTCGAATGGGCAATCAGATGGTCTGGCATCTAATCCTGTTTGCGTCGGCATTAGGGGGTTAAGCCTGCGCTGGCTACAAAAATTCAATTGCTCAAGAGACGCAAAGCAATAGCAGCTGTCAAAGCTTTAAGCGGCAACCTTCGTTATTTCCAGCATTCCACTCAATCTCTTGTTGAGTTTTCCTCACAGTCCCATACCTCCCTTCCTATTTTCCCTTGGGTTTTCTGCTTTTTCGCTCCCATTCGTCATCAGAGTCGTCATCTGGTGCAGTGGCAGTCGTAGTAGTTCCTGAAAATTGCAGCAATGTTGCATGTCAGCTTACAAGCGCACTTTTTATTGTAATGTCGTATTATAACTACGCTGATGCTCCAGTACTCTCTGGAAGACAATCTGACATAGCTCGCTAATTGGCAGCTGCAGGATGGCAAAAAAGGATGCCAGCAGGATGCTGATGGCTGATGGCTGAAGAAGCACTAGAACAGGCGAAAGCACCCTTCAAATCAACATCAAATCGCAGCCTCTGACGAAATGGGTTGAATTTTAAAGACCCTCACAGTTTTGGCCCATAAATTTCTTGATGGCTTTTTAGCCGCTCTGCCATTGCCGGTGgcctattattattattattatcggcCCGGGCACCTGGCCCATAGTCATAGCTGGGGCTTTATGTTCTTGGCCACTTTTCTGGCCACACGGATTTCCCGAGCACACACACCGATACcgctttaccggaaaattggGTGGTCGCTGGGCGTTCGGGTGGCCAATACACGTAGACAGGCTTACGCATGCCGCAATAATCCATGGCATAAACATTGGCAAATCCGTTTGCGTTTTGTACAAACATGGCTAAAACGTATTGGCAACAAAATTGGGCTAAAGCCGAGGCACAATGAGCCGAGTCAACAGAAAGAGTCGGACGATTATTTTGGCATGTGGATGCGTTTGTTAGCATTAAGTCATAAAAACGTGCTATTCTGAAAGAGGGGTAGATGGCGATGGAGTCCCTGGCAAAGGGGTTCAGTGGGTTAAGAGGAGCTGAAACGAGGGGCTAGAGCAACTAAGGGGTCCAGATTTGGGGGCCAAAGAATAAACGACGATTTTTCGGCATGGAGCATCGAGTATTTTCTATGGGATTCCGTAAGCTGAAGGAGCTTCTCCAACTGCCATTGTCAGTCTGTTCATCGTTTCGAGCTGAAAAGTCTCTGTACTTCTGCACCAAAAGAAAAGTGTGTCGCAAACagtaaataatatcatttgaAACCAATctagaaataaattaagcCACTTTTTAGAAACTTAACTATAAAATCTTATATAAAGagactttaattaaaaaccttaattaaaaaccGTATATCATAAAAGAAACCCTATTAAAAAACCTTATATAACTAAAGAGACacttaaatgcaaatttaaaaagaaatgatTAAAATCCTTTatctaattttcttttaagagaacaataaaagtgcatttaaaatactgaaacaattgtatcttaataaaatataaatattcaagTACAACAGTAACTTCCTTTATTTGTAGTAAAATATATGTGCTATTTGCTCTATGTGTAGAGGGACAAGGGGGGTTTCTTGTGCTCTTGGGGTAACATGAGCAGGCCAAAGCAGAGAAAGGAGCAGCTCAGAGGGATGCTGGGGAAATGGGGGGCAGCATCCACACAATAGAACGCTTTGGGCCAATTGTAGGGACAAACTGACATTGCTTGCTATTCCACCTGCATTCTCCCCCCCTGTCAGTGCGACCACCCCCTTTCCACAAGTGGCTGCTTTGCTATGCTGGTCGAAAGCCCCCTCAACCCCCCATCCTCTCTTGTGTGGCCGCTGGTgcctttgttttgctttgaaaACTCTCAGCAATTTTGTGGTTCCTTTGTCTTGACTTTGGTCCATTCATTGACAGCTCCTAATGCAATCTCACCTTGTGCTCCAGCACTTTATAAAGTTATCCTTGGATCTTCAATGGGGGAACCTGCTACACAGGCTTGTGGGCCAATTATCGGCTAAATATAATGGAGATATCCGATAAACCGATTGCCCCGCAGCGGCAGCCGAAACATTTTCCACTCGATTGATCTGCTGTCAGAAACAATATGGAAAGCCGACGGGATTATGCCGATACCGTAACCGTTAACATTACCGTTAAAGCTCCCTTCCTCCTCCCCCACACACTCCACCCCCCATTCAagctaaacaaatatttggatGGGCCCAAAGATGGGGGCCTCCATCATGCAGCATCTTTTGTTTACCTGCGAGCATCGTCGATAAATGTATCTATGCAAATGTGGATTCGGATTTGGATCATAAATCATCCAAAGTCGAAGACGAAATCGGAATAGAAGGGGCTTAAGGATGGCCATGAAATTGAGAAATtatcccaaaagttttgtgctTAATTCATTTGTAATTTCTCTGGGGAAGGGATTTGAATTGGATTTCGTATTTCGGATTATCTGATTGTGCTTGATTCGCTTAATCCGTTGCTAACTACTGTGTGGCAACTTTCGGAACTTTCGGGTGCATCCTGTGCGTAGTTTCCATGCAATTGGCCACAGTAATTTCACTTGGCTTTTATCCCCCTTCAAGGGCCCTATCgcacccccttttcccctccccctaaACGTCATTTCCGACACTTCGGTCTCTTTTCCACCACAGCGCCACTccccctctcgctcgcacgcacacacacatccgaTTAGCAATTTCCATGCACTTCAGAGATTTCATTAGCCaccgtcgttgttgttgttgttgttgtcgttttcCATTTGCCATTGCGTGCCTGGCTGGCTTTTCTTCTTTGATTTTCCTAACTTACACAGGCACAGGGAAAAAAGTGATTTTTCAAAGATTTAATTCGATGAGGCTTTATTTacgaaaattacattttaattcaatttaagcaataaatgtttttagttattttaaattaagcttAAGCTCTTAgatttttttgcataaattatgaattttagattaaaaaaaagaaacaaaaattcgtCATTGTTTTTGTAAGATTAATTCCAGTTTTTAGGGCcaattccattttaatttcaattgccTATCTTCCTCAAAGTATTTCCTCACATTTCTTGTAAACAAATCCAATTAGTTTTTGAATCGAGgggcctgtctgtctgtcaatTCCAAGAAGCCTGTGTTTTTTCCTGTGTTCCTGAGGTTTTTTCTCTACGCACTCCAGCTTCCTATCGCACTCGAGCACTTTCCAtgcatttaaacaatttcccTGCTATATTCCGTTttacaaatgttttttcttCGCCCACCGCCCGCTGCGTCTTGAATTCGTTTGTTGTTGTCAAAAATGTTGatgaaaatttcataaatttatttgctgTTTTTCTCCTAGTTCCTGTTGCTGTTCTTGGCCCAGTTGTTGTACTTGTACTTGTAGTTGTTGCACTTCATTCGTTCGTACGCTTCTGAACCATTAACTACGCCACTCGTTCGCTTTTGAGCCAAGAGCAGCAGGATGGGGGAGATAGAAGGGGGGTAAGGGAGGGAAAAAGGATTCCAAAGGCTTCCAAAGTGGCTGCGGGTGGGTAGGGGAGTAAGTAAGTCGAGTGGGCTAGTCAAGTTGCACCATatcgtaaaatatttaacgctTTTAAGAGTCCTGCAGTCCCGGGCAGGTAAGTTGCTACGGTTTCGATGCGTAAGTCATTTTCATCCGCTTACGAGACGGGTGGCCATTTGTCTATGTCTACCCACTTGGTGCCAGCATTTCatattgaatttttcactAAACATACTCTTACACTCAGAACAAATATTGTAAGCTgaacttaaaattaatttttgtacttttaaaaatgagaTGCTAAAAATGGCCAGGATCAGTACGAATGAGAATCGCATTTTAAAGTGCTTTAACTGGGAAAATGTGTTATCTTTCATACCTAACAATCGGCAAAAGTAACAAAGGTATTCAGCAATGTTTGCTCAgctttttaatgttaatttgtcttttgcacattttatatttttattctttttttagagCAATTCTTAAAACCTTTCTTTTTACCTACCCAAACAGAGAGGGCGAATTAGTTGCTGTTGACACAACTGAAAACTTATAATGTGCAAAATTTGAAGCCCACTTTTGTCGGAAACGTGCgactttgtttaaataaagttaaacgGGAACtcctatatttaaaaaaagctgCTCGGaaatttacgttttttttttaccaattgtTTTACAAATAAGTAAAGTTAGGgcttttttgcttttgtcTAGCAAAGTAGCTAAGTTCTTTGCTATTTGTAGACAATACTAAAAGAGTAGAAAGAGAACTTTTTTGACGTTCAAAAATGGGAATGAACTTAAGGAAGTAATTGGATATcttatatttatgctatctTTTTTCGCGGTAATATGTAAACTTTTAGGTAGATAGTTCTTAAACTAAGTAAGTGAATAACGATGATCTTTGCCTGGTGctgataaaaatattattttattttatttataagaaaattgattacaaataaatattttttaaacttataaaTTCCTTTACTTCTGCATAACTTCTGTTTTCCAACGAATCTGGTGGGTTATCATCTAGGTGCGACGGTGAGTCTTCCGTGTGCGATactctttggtttttttttcttctttggtGCGAGTGCGATGTTCGCTTGGCCTATTCTTACGTGTGGCGCACTTTCTCAGCAACCTCGATATGCGGGCCAGTAGACGGTTACGCTCGCGCTTCCACTTGGACTCTGGTGAAAGGGTTGTATGAGAGGCGGGCTCCGCGGTGGTGCCGGGAACTGCGGATGCAGAAGCCTCGGTAGTGGCTGCCGTcaaggcggaggaggcggtggtggtggtggtggaagCGGCGGCGGAGGCCGTGGACGCCTCAGTTGTTGCCGCTGTGGCACCAGATGCATCCCTGCCCAGGAGCAGGACACAACCGAGGATGGCCAAGATCAGTACAAACGAGAATCGCATTTTGATATGCTTGAACTGGAAAAATATGTTGGCTTTTATACCCAACAATTTGCAAAAGTAGCTTAGATAATTAGCAATGTTTACttactttgattttaatttggtttttgctCACTTTGTATTCCCATTCTTTTTCTAAGATCTTTAAGGAGGTCAAACAAGTTGTTGTTGACACATCTGAAAATGATAGTGTGCAAAAATTGAAGCCCAGTTTTGTCGGAAACGTGCGACTTTGTTGAAATAAAGCTAAATGGGAAAATCCCCATCTTGCATTTTTTATCAGTCGTTTGGCAAAAAGTTGACCTCAAAACcagatcataaaaaaaaacttcttcttaaaattttccaaACAGCTACAAAAAAGGgtttaaaatatgatttaagtgcaaatgttttctgttttttttatacatacaaaataaaaaatcgttATTAACTGTTACACACAAATTCAATGTAATGGTTTAGTATTTTTTGCTGCATTTTTTATAGGGCTGGCATAAAGGGCTTTCAGCTAAATTGATGCAACCGCAGTGGCGGTTCCCGTAAATCAGTTCTTGAATTTATAACATGGTTTTTCTCCAtgtacccacacacacacacccacacaggTGGGGTCTGAAAATATCGATGTATGAATTTTCCGATTCCGACCTTTCCCCCAATAAATTCTCGTGGCAACGCATCGAGTCGGACGTGATTTTAGCTTCACGCACGCACGCCGCACCTAAACAGGGGAGTTAGTTTCATTTAGAGGGGTGGCtcaaaagggggcgtggtccGGGGATGTGTTACGTTGTCCCATAGCCATCCGCccacttttcccccttttggCATTGCTGTTTTCTATGTCATGGCACGTATTTTGGATTTCTGCTACATTTGAACTTAATATTTTCCCCGTCTCTATTGCTGTCTCGTTCCTTTCGGGGCtgtaagtgtgtgtgttggctgGAAATTTGCTCGCCTTTTTGGCAACATCTCTGTTTTAGCCTGGGGAATTTCTTTGGCGTGTTAATGCCTTTTGGCTATCAATTGGCCATTATGTGCCGGGGGTTTGGGGCCAAGAGTCCCGGCACCCGGACGACCTTCTTCTTCCGCCACATAACCATTACCAGTTTGTAATTCCGTTGTGATTTGGGATTAGGATTAGGTCTTCTCCTGGCCATGGCCAGTACACCAGAACTCCAGCACACCAGCACACCGGGATGTTGTCCAGGCACATGAACACGCCATAAAAATATCTTAGCAGAAGGCAATTGAATAAATTGTGACCTTTACATTGATTCCACTGCCGCATCATCCTTGGCTGCATtcccttttcccattttccccaaTCCAGGACAGTCTCTCAAGTAAATAAAAGCTgaaaaaccatttattttcctttgacTTTTGCACCCTTTttgcctgttttttttttgttgctgccccTGAATTCCCTGATCCCCGTCACGTAAGCTGGCGAACAGTGTTATAAGTCCATTTCGGTTGTACCAACATATCTGCAGCGACCAGTTCGTGTGTGTATAGCTGGTGTCTCTGTTTGCGTGGGTCggttttttgctatttttaaatcgaaatataaatacatGTTGGTTTAGCCACTCGGCTAGTTGCTAGTTGTTGGGTTCCGCCATTGGAGACCGGGTTTTTGTCGCAccaaacatacacacacgcaTAACACAAGCTGAGCTGACCACAAGTCGGTCTATTAATACGCGCAAATAAGCCGCTTAATTAGTCTTTCATTTTCGGGGCCGCATCGGCTGCGGCGGATGGGAGCCACATGGATTGCGGCTGCCACCGACTGTGGCCAGTAGCTGTCGGATTTGCGGGCCAACGTGGCGTATGCATAATGAAGATGATCGAAGCGATTCAGCTACGCGTGCGGGCCACCAAATCGGACGTTAATTAAATGCTGCCATAATAGGATGAAAACTTTTGCTCCCATACCATACTCACTTATGCTCCTCCTCCCATTATGCGGCTCGTTAAGCTCCCGCATTGCCCCCTTAATGAAATGAGAAAATCGCTTAGTGCACACacggcttctttttttttggttttttctttaaccataaccatattttcatttattatggAGAAacattgtttgtttatttttgcatttggtTTAAACAGAAAAACATACTTGACTCTGCTTAGGTTAGCTTCATTATCCATTTACCATTTACGATTTACCAGTTTTCGttagtttaataattttctgtaATTTCATTTACTATTCTTGGTTGAACCGAGACCGGATCGTTGATCCGTTCGCTCTTACTGCTTAAAAGTCTTATCAAGACCGCTTAAAACCGACCTCTAAATGTACAATTATCAAGTATGAATATTTTACACAGTAACTAGATGATGGACTACGTAGAACAATTTCGCGGCTGACAACCAGATAAAAACTTATCCATATACACTGAATAACCATCTATATATAGCCGGGGTAACCTTCCCCAATTCACTGCTCACTTCTCCTTTCCTCTCCTCGTGCAGGGTGTATGATtttagtataaataaataaacaatcgaggtcctaaaatatttatttatgtttgtgTATTGTATATACAATCGGACATTTCTGCTTCAATGAACCCAAATGATACTGTAAACCAAAAGGTTTTCAATAATTGCTGACTTTTGGCCGGTCTGTGGTGATTATAAACCTGGGCTAAAACCAAATGAATTTCAAATGAGATACAATGACAACACTGCTTTTTTGGGTGAGCTCAAAAAACAGCTGCTCTTTAGTTTAGTATGCTCTtgaatttctgaatttctgGCTATGGATAGTGCTTTTGGTTTGCCTGGACTCTTCCTGTTGACTGTGGTTGATTAAAAGTTCCTTCGTAATACTGCCCGCCTGCCCAAGGGGATGTCTTATAGATAATACTCGTTAAAGGACACACTGTATATGTACACTAGTTCGTAAGACGCTCCTCCGCCCTCATTAAATGCACCTGGGGAGGAGCGGTTCTCAGTCCCAACTTGGCCGGGACTGTTGCTCAGCGTTTTGGAGTTCTTTCATTTCGATCCTTAGCCTTTAGCCCTTAGCCGCATCAGCTCCAGCTCCAGAGACCAGTTAAACCGGCGGCCAAGTTACCCCAAAACCAATTCAGTTTCCAGTGCCAACGCCAGTCGGGGCTCCAGTTCCAGTAGTTGCAGCCGTTGCCGTTGAAGTTGCAGTTCCAGGCGACGGCCGCCACCGTCATCGAGATCCTGGCGGCAAGGACGAAAGGCACGGAGGTGGCTCGAAGGGGGCGCAGGCTGCTGGCGCTGCTGTTGCCGTGCTGCATGGCGGCCGGATGCTCCCCGTTGATGACGTGCACCACCACCGAGGCGGAATCTGCAACGAGTGGGTGGCGAACGGGAAATGAATGTGGCGGGTGGAAATGCCGCAGGTCACAAAGTCCCATTAATTGCCCCGGGGCACACTCGCAAAATTCGTTGCCCTAAAGCTGCATAGAGCTGAGGAATTTATATTGGAAAAGGAACAACAAAACGGGGCAAAGGTACATATAAGATTGTATCGATTGGTGGGCTCTAGGCCAAATGAGTCTTAATCAAACTTTAGAATTTGACACtgaataaacttttttattatttccctACTTGCCCTACATTTAAGTTAAATGTTAAGTTCAGTTCACTGCCTTTAAAGTACTTGTAATTATCACACcttctaaaaatgtattttgagtttacataaaataaaaataggaaCTCCAAAGGTTAATAGCTATTCATATGTGGGGTTTCCCTCCTCAGGGAATTGCTGTCAACACCCATTTGAAAAGCTGACGCACAAAGACAGCGTGTTATTTATGTACAAAACGTATCAATAACTTTGTACGCCCACCAGGAAAACTCTGTCTAATGAACAATCAGTCATGGTCTTAATTTCACTTCCGAGCGGCTCAAAAGTTCACAAGACTTGTGAGGAGATTGTTGCTATTTTGGGACGGCGTGTGTTTAGATTAAAAATTGACGACATACTTAGGACTTTCTTAACTCTCTgcacaattaaatattaatctccACTAAAGTGGGGCTTTTAAACTATTTCCCCCACAAAAATCCTTTTCATTTACTTGTATcttttggatattttttggcaatcaaatttttcGAGTGTGGGTGGAGCTGGCAGGTGGGAAAACTACTCACCTGAGCTGCTCGGCGAGCACGTGTAGTTGCCCGAGTCCGCCGGCGTGGCCTTGGCGATGAGCAGCTTGCTGGTCCGCGTGGAACGCTCCGTGATGACGTTGATGCCACCGCGCTGCGAGTAATTCATGACCCGCTTGCCCTTGTACCAGTAGATGAACGATGGCGGCACCGGCGACTGCATCGCCAAGCAGGTGAGATTGATGTCGCTGCCGCTCTTGATGAAGAGCTCCGCATTGCCCAGGATCTTGGCCCGCGACACTGCCGTTGAAAGGTAATAAAAAGCCACACGGGGCAGGCCATTAATTAGCACTCCGCCCACTTAATGGCCGGCTAACAACTCCCAGCACCCACCCTCTTTGGCTCGGCTTGGCTCGATACTCACCCACCACGTTGAGGCGGAATCCCTGGCTGATCTTCGGCTCGGTGGACACCTGGCACTCGTAGGTTCCCGAATCCCTGGGCTGCGGCGATGAGATGCGCAGCGTCCACTCGTCGGAGCCCTCGGAATGCAGCGACTGGAAGCGCTGGTCGTTTGTGTAGGTCAGAATGCCCACCGTCAGGATGTGTAGGTCGCGCTTCCTTATCCAGGACACCTGGCGAAGAGGGAAAAGGCCATTAGGACCATAATACATCATGtcggtaaaatatttatatttatattcccTG
This portion of the Drosophila takahashii strain IR98-3 E-12201 chromosome 3R, DtakHiC1v2, whole genome shotgun sequence genome encodes:
- the LOC123003348 gene encoding uncharacterized protein, whose product is MRFSFVLILAILGCVLLLGRDASGATAATTEASTASAAASTTTTTASSALTAATTEASASAVPGTTAEPASHTTLSPESKWKRERNRLLARISRLLRKCATRKNRPSEHRTRTKEEKKTKEYRTRKTHRRT
- the dpr4 gene encoding protein sax-3, yielding MWTTDCPRALKAICLVPLWLVLLLDCGLVSGEVPPHYWETPYSQPYFDNSSRREVTATVGQAALLHCRVRNLGDRAVSWIRKRDLHILTVGILTYTNDQRFQSLHSEGSDEWTLRISSPQPRDSGTYECQVSTEPKISQGFRLNVVVSRAKILGNAELFIKSGSDINLTCLAMQSPVPPSFIYWYKGKRVMNYSQRGGINVITERSTRTSKLLIAKATPADSGNYTCSPSSSDSASVVVHVINGEHPAAMQHGNSSASSLRPLRATSVPFVLAARISMTVAAVAWNCNFNGNGCNYWNWSPDWRWHWKLNWFWGNLAAGLTGLWSWS